In Flavobacteriales bacterium, one genomic interval encodes:
- a CDS encoding HIT family protein, protein MPSIFSRIISGEIPCHKVAEDDRYFAFLDINPLQEGHTLVVPKVEVDRLFDLDDEILAGMLPFAKGVARRISSVVPCNRVGVAVIGLEVPHAHIHLIPINSERDMDFSAPKLKLTQDQLAAMAERLRNG, encoded by the coding sequence ATGCCAAGCATTTTTTCGCGGATAATTTCCGGAGAGATCCCTTGTCATAAAGTGGCAGAGGATGATCGGTATTTTGCATTTTTGGATATCAACCCATTACAGGAAGGGCATACACTTGTAGTACCCAAAGTTGAGGTGGATCGATTGTTCGATCTGGACGATGAAATTCTAGCGGGCATGTTGCCGTTCGCCAAAGGAGTAGCACGAAGGATAAGTTCGGTGGTGCCATGCAACCGCGTCGGAGTTGCGGTAATTGGTCTGGAAGTGCCGCATGCACATATTCATTTGATCCCGATCAATAGCGAACGGGATATGGACTTTAGCGCTCCGAAACTGAAATTGACGCAGGACCAGCTAGCAGCGATGGCCGAGCGATTGCGTAACGGGTGA
- the ruvC gene encoding crossover junction endodeoxyribonuclease RuvC yields MSSVRPTDSVYEQDVASAKSRSRPSERIILGIDPGTTVMGFGVLLVQNSKVALLEAGAIRFTVGDDHTLKLRAIFKHVTTIIATHHPDELAIEAQFFGKNVQSMLKLGRAQGVAIAAALNKDISVVEYAPKRVKQSITGNGNASKEQVAAMLHNILNVKELPSSTDATDAIAVAVCHHFANSGIGRRSSSRGSAKDWSSFLRNNPDRVK; encoded by the coding sequence ATGAGTAGTGTGCGGCCCACGGATAGCGTTTATGAACAAGACGTTGCTTCAGCCAAAAGTAGGTCCCGGCCATCGGAACGCATCATTCTTGGCATAGACCCCGGCACCACGGTGATGGGTTTCGGGGTTTTGCTGGTACAGAATTCCAAGGTTGCATTGCTGGAAGCTGGTGCCATTCGCTTTACGGTAGGAGATGACCATACGTTGAAATTACGCGCTATTTTTAAGCATGTTACCACGATAATTGCAACGCATCACCCGGACGAGCTTGCAATTGAAGCGCAGTTCTTCGGAAAGAATGTCCAGAGCATGTTGAAACTCGGACGCGCGCAAGGTGTAGCGATCGCGGCAGCATTGAACAAGGATATCTCCGTTGTGGAATATGCTCCCAAGCGTGTGAAACAAAGCATTACGGGAAACGGGAATGCCAGTAAGGAACAAGTTGCGGCGATGCTTCACAACATTTTGAACGTAAAGGAACTGCCGTCCAGTACCGATGCTACGGATGCGATCGCGGTGGCTGTGTGCCACCATTTTGCGAACAGCGGGATCGGAAGACGTTCATCTTCCCGTGGAAGCGCAAAAGATTGGAGTTCGTTCTTACGGAACAACCCGGATAGGGTCAAGTGA
- a CDS encoding DUF3127 domain-containing protein, with the protein MAQVTITGNIRQIGNVQEVGATFKKRELILTEPSGQRSQQIPIEFTMDRCSMLDGFKEGEEVTVAAFVNGREWTGKDGVTKFFLSLAGNRIERTGAAVPSGGGHQSAPPPTAADMPPIGGDDDDLPF; encoded by the coding sequence ATGGCACAAGTCACCATTACCGGAAACATCAGACAGATCGGCAACGTTCAAGAAGTTGGAGCAACGTTCAAAAAACGTGAATTGATCCTTACCGAACCAAGCGGACAGCGCAGTCAGCAGATCCCGATCGAATTCACGATGGATCGCTGCAGTATGCTCGATGGGTTCAAGGAAGGAGAAGAAGTTACTGTTGCAGCTTTTGTCAACGGCCGCGAATGGACAGGCAAGGATGGCGTAACAAAATTCTTCTTAAGCCTCGCTGGCAACCGGATCGAACGGACCGGAGCGGCCGTACCAAGTGGTGGTGGCCATCAGTCCGCACCCCCACCGACAGCTGCGGATATGCCGCCTATCGGAGGTGACGATGACGACCTGCCTTTCTAA
- the clpP gene encoding ATP-dependent Clp endopeptidase proteolytic subunit ClpP: MFPKDEFLKYAVKHRGISSTTLNGYITSSVTPYIIEERQLNVAQMDVFSRLMMDRIIFLGTGINDQVANIIQAQLLFLESVDAKKDIQIYMNSPGGSVYAGLGIYDTMQYINCDVATICTGMAASMGAVLLCAGAKGKRSALKHARVMIHQPMGGAEGQASDIEITAREIQKLKKELYDIIAAHSGQTYEKVEKDSDRDYWMKAEEAKAYGMIDELLVRNPK; the protein is encoded by the coding sequence ATGTTCCCGAAAGACGAATTCCTAAAATACGCTGTAAAGCATCGTGGCATCAGTAGCACAACGCTGAACGGTTACATCACATCCTCCGTAACACCCTACATCATCGAAGAGCGTCAATTGAACGTTGCACAGATGGATGTGTTCAGCCGATTGATGATGGACCGCATCATATTCCTCGGTACAGGGATCAACGATCAAGTGGCCAACATCATTCAAGCGCAATTGTTGTTCTTGGAAAGTGTTGATGCCAAGAAGGATATTCAGATCTACATGAATTCACCCGGAGGTTCCGTTTATGCAGGCTTGGGTATTTATGATACCATGCAATACATCAATTGTGATGTTGCTACGATCTGTACAGGTATGGCAGCAAGTATGGGCGCCGTGCTATTGTGCGCAGGTGCAAAAGGAAAGCGCAGTGCGTTGAAACATGCCCGCGTTATGATCCACCAACCAATGGGTGGAGCAGAAGGGCAGGCCAGTGATATCGAGATCACGGCACGCGAGATCCAGAAATTGAAGAAAGAGCTTTATGACATCATCGCGGCCCACAGTGGACAAACGTATGAGAAGGTAGAAAAGGACAGCGATCGTGACTATTGGATGAAGGCAGAAGAAGCCAAAGCCTATGGTATGATCGATGAATTGCTCGTAAGGAATCCGAAATAG
- a CDS encoding flippase-like domain-containing protein has product MGRTLLIVFRWGIFLLASVFLYTQLSAAKGTQALAALRHLRTDGIAPWVLLVMLVCMAVNWSLESHKWRWLLRPVERIGSWRSLVATIAGTSVGLVTPNRTGEFLGRVLFLKPENRVKGSFATALGSIAQFVVTLLMGALALVVLRILDHPFPWPNGWVTWFILTLTLLVSFGTLVLYLHPSLLRQLLLLVPFLKRLERASSVLNGYAWPELLIVFFLSLMRYVVFTGQYVMLLVVFGSGLSMMDAILAVPVVYLLSTLVPTVMLTELGIRGTAAVALLAPLGGAEISVLLATTVLWSINVVLPALVGSLILLVARIRTERLPE; this is encoded by the coding sequence GTGGGCCGCACACTACTCATAGTCTTCCGTTGGGGGATCTTTTTGCTTGCCAGTGTGTTCCTATACACACAGCTCTCTGCTGCGAAAGGTACGCAGGCATTAGCTGCGCTCCGCCACTTACGTACGGATGGTATTGCACCATGGGTATTGTTGGTAATGCTCGTGTGCATGGCCGTGAACTGGAGCCTGGAGTCGCACAAATGGCGATGGCTCTTGCGCCCAGTGGAAAGAATAGGGAGCTGGAGGTCGTTGGTGGCAACGATCGCTGGAACCAGTGTTGGTCTTGTTACGCCGAACAGGACAGGTGAATTCTTGGGCCGTGTGCTATTTCTAAAGCCTGAGAATCGCGTAAAAGGCAGTTTCGCCACAGCGCTTGGAAGCATTGCGCAATTCGTTGTTACACTACTAATGGGTGCGCTGGCGCTGGTTGTTCTGCGGATCCTCGATCACCCGTTCCCATGGCCCAATGGGTGGGTAACATGGTTCATCCTAACGCTTACGTTGCTTGTTTCCTTCGGTACGTTGGTGTTGTATCTGCATCCATCGTTACTTCGACAATTACTGCTACTTGTTCCATTCTTGAAACGATTGGAGCGTGCCTCGAGCGTGCTGAACGGATATGCTTGGCCTGAGCTTTTGATCGTTTTTTTTCTGAGCCTAATGCGGTACGTGGTTTTTACGGGACAGTATGTAATGCTACTTGTGGTATTCGGCTCCGGACTCAGTATGATGGATGCCATACTTGCTGTACCGGTGGTCTATTTACTAAGCACATTGGTCCCTACGGTTATGCTTACTGAATTGGGTATTCGTGGCACAGCTGCCGTAGCATTGTTGGCCCCGCTTGGTGGTGCTGAGATATCCGTGTTGCTCGCAACTACAGTGCTTTGGTCCATTAATGTGGTATTACCTGCATTGGTCGGTAGTTTGATATTGCTCGTTGCACGGATACGAACTGAACGGTTACCTGAATGA
- a CDS encoding flavin reductase family protein, whose translation MKHFDTSALTVPQVHGLLVGSIGPRPIAFASTVDAEGRPNLSPFSFFNCFGANPPTLIFSPARRGRDNTTKHTYHNVKAVPEVVINVVSYSMVEQTNVASAEYPEGVNEFQKAGFTPIASEKVKPFRVKESPVQFECIVKQVIETGTGGGAGNLVICEVVMIHVAESVLDENGRIDQRKIDLVGRIGGHFYTRAHGDALFELPQPTSGICVGADALPKEVRESHVLTGNDIGKLAAVLSVPDETSVNEYKLTELSDIFIDLQNKPSELLSALHSQAHQLILDGELEDAWRTVLAYNAR comes from the coding sequence ATGAAACATTTCGACACTTCGGCCCTTACCGTTCCACAGGTGCATGGCCTCTTAGTAGGCTCGATCGGTCCACGGCCCATTGCATTTGCCAGTACGGTAGATGCCGAGGGGCGACCGAACCTTAGTCCGTTCAGTTTCTTCAATTGCTTCGGTGCCAATCCCCCTACGTTGATCTTCAGCCCAGCAAGAAGGGGCCGGGACAACACTACGAAGCATACGTACCATAACGTAAAAGCGGTACCCGAAGTAGTGATCAATGTGGTGAGTTATTCAATGGTGGAGCAGACCAATGTTGCCAGTGCGGAATATCCCGAAGGAGTGAATGAATTCCAGAAAGCCGGTTTCACACCGATCGCATCAGAAAAGGTAAAACCGTTCCGCGTTAAAGAGAGCCCGGTGCAGTTCGAGTGTATCGTGAAACAAGTGATCGAGACCGGAACGGGAGGTGGAGCCGGAAATCTGGTGATCTGCGAAGTAGTGATGATCCATGTTGCGGAGAGCGTCCTTGATGAAAATGGCAGGATCGATCAACGCAAGATCGACCTGGTCGGACGCATTGGCGGCCATTTCTATACCCGTGCACACGGCGATGCGCTTTTTGAACTTCCACAGCCCACATCCGGTATCTGTGTTGGCGCGGATGCGCTACCAAAGGAAGTGCGTGAGAGTCATGTACTGACCGGTAACGACATTGGAAAACTGGCCGCTGTACTTTCCGTTCCGGATGAAACCAGTGTAAACGAATACAAGCTCACGGAGCTAAGTGATATATTTATCGACCTACAGAACAAACCCAGCGAACTACTTTCCGCATTGCATAGCCAGGCCCATCAACTTATTCTTGATGGTGAATTGGAGGATGCATGGAGAACCGTTCTCGCTTACAACGCAAGATAA
- a CDS encoding PorV/PorQ family protein: protein MKRIIKRSSAFVGLIAVLSSIPAMAGNPDRAGAAGATQLLINPWARSAGWGLANSASIRGVEAMYGNVAGLAMVNKTEVLFTNTRWLEGSGVKINSIGLGQKLGASGVLGLTATMMSFGEIDVRTYDSPEGGLGTFRPTMANIGLSYAKSFSNSIHGGILVRMVSESIANVRTSGVCFDAGIHYVTGPTDNVHFGIALKNVGPAMAFKGDGLAVQGLLVQGSDQLTLEQRSADFEIPSMLNIGAAYDLNMGEMHRVSFAATFTSNSFTKDQGVFGIEYAFKKIFHLRGGFLYEEGITSDTDRTTVFTGPSGGLSVDFPFGEEKKSSIALDYGYRTTNPFSGVHSIGIRIAM, encoded by the coding sequence ATGAAGCGAATTATTAAACGGTCCTCTGCTTTTGTAGGCTTGATCGCAGTACTTTCCAGTATACCTGCTATGGCGGGTAATCCGGATCGCGCAGGTGCAGCAGGAGCCACACAGTTGCTGATCAACCCATGGGCGCGTTCCGCTGGCTGGGGCTTGGCGAATTCCGCATCCATACGAGGCGTAGAAGCCATGTATGGCAATGTCGCAGGACTTGCCATGGTGAACAAGACAGAGGTCCTGTTCACGAACACACGGTGGTTGGAAGGTTCCGGAGTGAAGATCAATAGCATTGGATTAGGCCAGAAGCTGGGTGCCTCAGGTGTACTTGGGCTTACGGCTACCATGATGTCGTTCGGTGAGATCGATGTTCGGACCTACGATTCTCCGGAAGGTGGTCTTGGAACATTCCGACCTACAATGGCCAACATCGGTCTGTCCTATGCGAAGAGCTTCTCCAACAGCATTCATGGAGGGATATTGGTACGGATGGTCAGTGAATCCATCGCGAATGTGCGAACATCAGGAGTTTGCTTCGATGCCGGTATTCATTATGTTACTGGTCCTACGGACAACGTTCATTTTGGTATTGCGCTTAAGAACGTTGGCCCGGCAATGGCCTTTAAAGGTGATGGTCTTGCCGTACAAGGTCTATTGGTGCAAGGCAGCGATCAGTTGACATTGGAACAGCGCTCAGCGGACTTCGAAATTCCTTCTATGCTGAACATCGGTGCGGCGTATGATCTGAACATGGGCGAAATGCATCGTGTATCCTTTGCTGCTACGTTCACCTCCAATTCCTTTACGAAGGACCAAGGGGTGTTCGGGATCGAATATGCATTCAAGAAAATATTCCATCTGCGGGGCGGGTTCCTTTATGAGGAAGGTATTACTAGCGATACGGATCGTACAACGGTATTTACTGGACCAAGTGGTGGGCTTAGCGTCGACTTCCCGTTCGGCGAGGAGAAGAAATCCTCTATCGCATTGGACTACGGTTACCGTACGACCAATCCGTTCTCAGGGGTACATAGCATTGGTATTCGGATCGCGATGTGA
- the greA gene encoding transcription elongation factor GreA: MSTAYYTEEGYKKLLDELNHLRSVERPHLSQQIADARDKGDLSENAEYHAAKEDQGMLEARIAKMEEVVANARVIDPDQLDTSKAFIHTTVRVKQLGSDKERSFTLVAESEADIKLGKISVTSPIGKGLLGKSVGETAEVITPTGGTKFEVLEITR, translated from the coding sequence ATGAGCACGGCATACTATACGGAAGAAGGCTATAAGAAGCTGTTGGATGAACTGAACCATTTGCGTTCAGTGGAACGGCCGCATCTTAGCCAGCAGATCGCCGATGCAAGAGATAAAGGTGATCTGAGCGAGAACGCGGAGTACCACGCGGCAAAGGAGGATCAAGGCATGTTGGAAGCACGCATCGCGAAAATGGAAGAAGTGGTGGCAAATGCCCGTGTGATCGATCCCGATCAATTGGATACAAGCAAGGCGTTCATTCATACCACTGTAAGGGTGAAACAGTTGGGCAGTGACAAAGAGCGAAGTTTTACGCTGGTCGCGGAAAGTGAAGCGGATATTAAGTTGGGCAAGATCAGCGTAACCTCTCCGATCGGTAAGGGCCTGCTTGGAAAAAGTGTAGGGGAGACTGCGGAAGTTATCACACCGACCGGAGGCACGAAATTCGAAGTGCTGGAAATAACGCGCTGA
- a CDS encoding glycosyltransferase produces MTVGLITVLLVFMCAFAQAAILEGWRSRIAKHPLKVPYDPSATTDMRVTMIVPVRNGAATIIPLLQDLYAQRYPKELCETIVVDDGSTDRTVELVQGFMRTWSQLRLIQLENEYGKKAAIAKGVELATGELILLSDADVRCTPERLPSLVQYQLKNNDAMVLMPVLTNGNSSVLGRLQSEEQCALQAATAGSAIEGDPILANGANIAFLKERFNQVEGYKEDRWASGDDLFLMKKFKKAQFPIEYLLDQNAVVNVEPEATWKAFLQQRLRWSGKMRSYSNFSGMLAGLFILLFPWALLAITFHVVRYVGIGESLFYTGALLAGAWALWLFPILRLTQEMKAFFNSTELQHNKEDRLPRRSFFRPLFALIAFTIYAPVIAFASTFIRPMWKGRKV; encoded by the coding sequence ATGACTGTAGGGTTGATCACGGTTCTACTGGTTTTTATGTGCGCCTTTGCGCAAGCCGCTATATTGGAGGGTTGGCGATCCCGGATCGCGAAACATCCTCTTAAAGTACCCTATGACCCGAGCGCAACAACGGATATGCGCGTAACCATGATCGTACCAGTGCGCAACGGCGCGGCTACGATCATACCCTTGTTACAGGACCTCTACGCGCAACGCTATCCTAAGGAATTGTGCGAGACGATAGTGGTCGATGATGGTAGCACGGATCGCACGGTTGAGCTTGTTCAGGGATTCATGCGAACTTGGTCACAACTACGGTTGATCCAATTGGAGAATGAATATGGTAAGAAAGCAGCCATTGCGAAAGGAGTGGAACTGGCCACCGGAGAATTGATCCTTCTATCGGACGCGGATGTTCGTTGCACGCCAGAAAGGCTGCCCAGTCTGGTTCAGTATCAACTGAAGAACAATGATGCCATGGTGCTGATGCCGGTCCTTACCAATGGGAATAGTTCTGTTCTAGGTCGTTTGCAAAGCGAGGAGCAATGTGCGCTTCAAGCCGCAACAGCGGGCAGTGCGATTGAAGGGGATCCGATATTGGCCAATGGGGCGAATATCGCATTCCTAAAAGAGCGATTCAATCAAGTAGAGGGTTATAAAGAAGACCGCTGGGCCAGTGGGGACGACCTGTTCCTCATGAAAAAATTCAAGAAGGCTCAATTTCCAATTGAGTATTTACTGGATCAAAATGCGGTGGTGAACGTCGAGCCTGAAGCAACTTGGAAAGCATTCCTTCAACAGCGACTGCGCTGGTCCGGTAAAATGCGATCGTACAGCAATTTTTCCGGCATGCTTGCGGGGCTGTTCATCCTGCTCTTCCCATGGGCGTTATTGGCGATCACCTTTCATGTGGTGCGCTATGTCGGTATCGGTGAAAGCCTTTTTTATACAGGTGCTTTGCTCGCTGGCGCTTGGGCGCTCTGGTTGTTCCCGATCCTGAGGTTGACCCAAGAAATGAAAGCCTTCTTCAATAGTACCGAACTGCAACACAATAAGGAGGACCGGTTACCACGAAGATCGTTCTTCAGACCGCTTTTTGCGCTGATCGCATTTACCATATACGCACCGGTCATCGCATTCGCTTCCACTTTCATCCGACCCATGTGGAAAGGAAGAAAAGTTTAA